The following proteins are encoded in a genomic region of Saccharopolyspora antimicrobica:
- the eccB gene encoding type VII secretion protein EccB encodes MQTQRDHVHAYQFLMGRMSSALVLGDPASAEVPARRALVGINIGLVLALLIAIGFGIYGWLVPGGNKSWQAQGAIVVEKETGTRYVNVGGVLHPALNHASAKLLQGPNATNSKVALLSRASLADAPRGAPMGIPDAPQTLPPAQDLVGSHWLTCLPGDAAPGPSLNFDTDVPTAPLPPDRYVLVESPAGAQYLLWGGAKHQVADPTVPIALGMANVRPVRAPQPWLDALPDGPVLAPARIDGRGTPGPTIGGGTYQVGQLFEQRAVNGAVQMFVLLSEGLAPVSRTEFVLLDAVPGSPEPAQIDAAAVASAPRSADQSLTSRLPELSGARWQDHGANAICLRQVPVGPRVVSEVVFAGPEAAGPGGGVHLRPGTGVVVAAMPIPPGRRVPDRYLITEGHRYLLPDDDSMRALGYSGVPVRPMAKDLLATVPSGPALSPAAAGAARKG; translated from the coding sequence ATGCAGACCCAGCGCGACCACGTGCACGCCTACCAGTTCCTGATGGGCCGGATGAGCTCGGCCCTGGTGCTCGGCGATCCCGCCAGCGCCGAGGTGCCCGCCCGGCGGGCCCTGGTCGGCATCAACATCGGACTGGTGCTGGCCCTGCTGATCGCCATCGGGTTCGGCATCTACGGCTGGCTGGTCCCCGGTGGCAACAAGTCCTGGCAGGCGCAGGGCGCGATCGTCGTCGAGAAGGAGACCGGCACGCGCTACGTCAACGTGGGCGGGGTGCTGCACCCGGCGCTGAACCACGCCTCGGCGAAGCTGCTGCAGGGGCCGAACGCCACCAACTCCAAGGTGGCGCTGCTCTCCCGGGCGTCCCTGGCGGACGCGCCGCGCGGTGCCCCGATGGGCATCCCGGACGCGCCGCAGACGCTTCCCCCGGCGCAGGACCTGGTCGGCTCGCACTGGCTGACCTGCCTGCCCGGCGATGCCGCGCCCGGACCTAGCTTGAACTTCGATACCGACGTCCCGACCGCACCGCTGCCCCCGGACCGGTACGTGCTCGTGGAATCTCCTGCGGGCGCGCAGTACCTGCTCTGGGGTGGCGCGAAGCACCAGGTGGCCGATCCGACCGTTCCCATCGCACTGGGCATGGCGAACGTGCGGCCGGTGCGCGCGCCGCAGCCGTGGCTCGACGCGCTGCCGGACGGTCCCGTGCTCGCCCCGGCCCGGATCGACGGCAGGGGAACCCCGGGACCGACCATCGGCGGCGGCACGTACCAGGTGGGCCAGCTCTTCGAGCAGCGCGCGGTGAACGGTGCCGTGCAGATGTTCGTGCTCCTCAGCGAGGGCCTGGCGCCGGTGAGCCGGACCGAGTTCGTGCTGCTGGACGCCGTTCCCGGATCGCCGGAACCCGCCCAGATCGACGCGGCGGCCGTCGCCTCCGCGCCGCGCTCGGCCGACCAGTCGCTCACCAGCAGGCTCCCCGAACTCAGCGGAGCGCGGTGGCAGGACCACGGCGCGAACGCGATCTGCCTCCGGCAGGTTCCGGTCGGCCCGCGCGTCGTCAGCGAGGTGGTCTTCGCCGGGCCGGAGGCCGCGGGCCCGGGCGGCGGTGTCCACCTGCGACCGGGGACCGGCGTGGTGGTGGCGGCGATGCCCATCCCGCCCGGTCGGCGCGTGCCCGACCGCTACCTGATCACCGAAGGCCACCGGTACCTGCTGCCGGACGACGACTCGATGCGGGCGCTGGGCTACAGCGGCGTCCCGGTGCGGCCCATGGCCAAGGATCTGCTCGCCACCGTGCCGAGCGGCCCGGCGCTGAGCCCGGCCGCGGCAGGCGCGGCCAGGAAGGGATGA
- the eccCa gene encoding type VII secretion protein EccCa encodes MSTITVKRPPRVAGPEMPEGEVELQEPPVMAEPAALDFRSAAMFLPMGIGSAAMVMMFASSSGSSGMYMMGGVMGVGMLAMALSQIGRAAAERKRKMSSERRDFLRYIAQLREKAREAADQQRRAVVWNHPEPSWLWSVASGPRLWERRANDTDFGRARIGLGTQAAAVEYTAPSTKPIEDLEPLAAVSLRRFREAYRTVSGIPISVGLRSFTSVEFAGSQESALGLVRAILGQLVTFHSPDELRVAVLTDETGQPEWDWIKWLPHNAHPTVHDTAGPLRLFACDHDELMDVLGADVTDRPDHDPGSRPGVVEPFVVVVAHQADIPESSRLLDGGLRNVVLLDVTGKMPGGPKVLRLTAEGDAVEFPAGDATGSAQRDELSLAQIEALARLLAPKRTSGSVDIVDQPLENDFELTSLLGIRDPRTFDVAALWRTRAAQRARLSVPIGVTQDGEVVELDLKEPAQGGMGPHGMLIGATGSGKSELLRTLVTGLAATHSSEILNLVLVDFKGGATFLGMDRLPHTSAMITNLADELPLVDRMQDALNGELVRRQELLRASGFSSSFEYEKARAGGAQLVPFPDLLIVVDEFSELLSSKSEFMDLFVSIGRLGRSLGVHLLLASQRLEEGRIHRVEGHLSYRIALRTFSSMESRAVIGAAKAYELPSDPGNGYLKIDTTTLVRFKGAYVSGPCPPSDGPVVVAENRAFAEVVAFRTQPYPSLHALRPTDEEPDADEEPEQQAETESNEDVPALADVLIGRLAGSGPPARQIWLPPLSEAPSLDTLLPTVVPDPARGMTVDDPGSRGVLRVPVGVVDRPFEQLRDLLVADLGGADGHVGVAGAPQSGKSTLLRTLVLGLALTNTPEEVQFYCLDFGGGGIMSVSGLPHVGSVATRMEHDRVVRTIAELTQLLERREALFAQHGFESISAYLRARARGEVDDRFGHVFLVVDGWFTVKQDFADVETKIGELASRGLSFGIHVVLSATRWSEIRPWLRDLLGTKFELRLGDSMESEVGSRKAATVPNQPGRGMTAKGFHFISALPRLDGTSGVDDLADATKGVAEEVRAFWSGRAAPPVRMLPTHLPAAELPAPEREFRVCLGYDEQRLEPVWHDFFVHPHLMIFGDSATGKTNLLRLALRSIRQRYGPDEAKIVLGDARRDLDQEVPAEYGVGYGFSSEALHQLAEQTVGSMTKRVPGQDISSERLRKRDWWEGPELFLVVDDYELLGRGGVSSALEPLLPMIPQGVHIGLHLIIARSTSGAVRALMDPVLRRLWELGTPGVLLSYPKEEGKFLGEAAPRKLPPGRAQLVTRRGVGLIQTGFVTADSTAASPAGLP; translated from the coding sequence ATGGCGCTGAGCCAGATCGGGCGCGCCGCTGCCGAGCGCAAGCGCAAGATGAGTTCCGAGCGGCGCGACTTCCTGCGCTACATCGCGCAGTTGCGCGAGAAGGCGCGGGAGGCCGCGGACCAGCAGCGGCGGGCGGTGGTGTGGAACCACCCCGAACCGTCCTGGCTGTGGTCGGTGGCGAGCGGCCCGAGGCTGTGGGAGCGCCGGGCCAACGACACCGATTTCGGCCGGGCCCGGATCGGGTTGGGCACCCAGGCCGCGGCGGTGGAGTACACCGCGCCGTCGACCAAGCCGATCGAGGACCTCGAACCGCTCGCCGCGGTGTCGCTGCGCCGCTTCCGGGAGGCGTACCGGACGGTGTCGGGCATCCCCATCTCGGTCGGCCTGCGCAGCTTCACCAGCGTGGAGTTCGCCGGTTCCCAGGAATCGGCGCTGGGCCTGGTGCGCGCCATCCTCGGCCAGCTGGTCACCTTCCACTCGCCGGACGAGCTGCGGGTGGCCGTGCTGACCGACGAGACCGGGCAGCCGGAGTGGGACTGGATCAAGTGGTTGCCGCACAACGCGCACCCGACGGTGCACGACACCGCGGGCCCGCTGCGGCTGTTCGCCTGCGACCACGACGAGCTGATGGACGTGCTCGGCGCCGACGTCACCGACCGGCCCGACCACGATCCCGGCAGCCGTCCGGGCGTGGTCGAACCGTTCGTCGTGGTGGTGGCGCACCAGGCGGACATCCCCGAGTCCTCCCGGCTGCTCGACGGTGGCCTGCGCAACGTGGTCCTGCTGGACGTCACCGGAAAGATGCCGGGCGGGCCGAAAGTGCTCCGCCTGACCGCGGAAGGCGACGCGGTGGAGTTCCCGGCGGGAGACGCCACGGGCTCCGCGCAGCGCGACGAGCTGAGCCTGGCGCAGATCGAGGCGCTGGCCAGGCTGCTCGCGCCGAAGCGGACCAGCGGCTCGGTCGACATCGTCGACCAGCCGCTTGAGAACGACTTCGAGCTGACCAGCCTGCTGGGCATCCGCGACCCGCGCACCTTCGACGTGGCCGCGCTGTGGCGGACCCGCGCGGCGCAGCGGGCGCGGCTGTCGGTGCCCATCGGCGTCACCCAGGACGGCGAGGTCGTCGAGCTCGACCTGAAGGAGCCCGCGCAGGGCGGGATGGGGCCGCACGGCATGCTGATCGGGGCCACCGGCTCCGGCAAGAGCGAGCTGCTGCGCACCCTCGTGACCGGCCTCGCCGCGACGCATTCCTCCGAGATCCTGAATCTGGTGCTGGTCGACTTCAAGGGCGGCGCGACGTTCCTCGGGATGGACCGGCTGCCGCACACCTCGGCGATGATCACCAACCTCGCCGACGAGCTGCCGCTGGTCGACCGGATGCAGGACGCGCTCAACGGCGAGCTGGTGCGGCGGCAGGAACTGCTCCGGGCGAGCGGCTTCTCCTCCTCGTTCGAGTACGAGAAGGCGCGTGCGGGCGGCGCGCAGCTGGTGCCGTTCCCGGACCTGCTGATCGTGGTCGACGAGTTCTCCGAGCTGCTGTCCAGCAAGTCCGAGTTCATGGACCTGTTCGTGTCCATCGGGCGGCTCGGCCGGAGCCTCGGCGTGCACCTGCTGCTCGCGTCGCAGCGCCTGGAGGAAGGCCGGATCCACCGCGTCGAGGGGCACCTGTCGTACCGGATCGCGCTGCGCACCTTCTCCTCGATGGAGTCCCGCGCGGTTATCGGGGCGGCGAAGGCCTACGAGCTGCCCTCCGATCCGGGCAACGGCTACCTGAAGATCGACACCACCACGCTGGTCCGCTTCAAGGGCGCCTACGTGTCGGGGCCGTGCCCGCCGAGCGACGGACCGGTGGTCGTCGCGGAGAACCGGGCGTTCGCCGAGGTCGTCGCGTTCCGCACGCAGCCGTACCCGAGCCTGCACGCGCTCCGGCCGACCGACGAGGAACCGGACGCCGACGAGGAACCCGAGCAGCAGGCCGAAACCGAGTCGAACGAGGACGTGCCCGCGCTCGCTGACGTCCTCATCGGACGGTTGGCCGGCAGCGGTCCGCCCGCCCGCCAGATCTGGCTGCCGCCGCTGTCGGAGGCGCCGAGCCTGGACACGCTGCTGCCGACGGTGGTGCCGGATCCCGCCCGCGGGATGACCGTCGACGACCCCGGCAGCCGGGGCGTGCTGCGGGTTCCGGTCGGCGTCGTCGACCGGCCCTTCGAGCAGCTGCGGGACCTGCTGGTCGCCGACCTCGGCGGGGCCGACGGGCACGTCGGCGTCGCGGGCGCGCCGCAGAGCGGGAAGTCGACGCTGCTGCGGACCCTGGTGCTGGGGCTCGCGCTGACCAACACCCCGGAGGAGGTCCAGTTCTACTGCCTGGACTTCGGCGGCGGCGGGATCATGTCGGTGTCCGGCCTGCCGCACGTCGGCTCGGTGGCGACCCGGATGGAGCACGACCGGGTGGTGCGCACCATCGCGGAGCTGACCCAGCTCCTGGAGCGCCGCGAAGCCCTGTTCGCCCAGCACGGGTTCGAGTCGATCTCGGCCTACCTGCGGGCCCGCGCGCGAGGCGAGGTGGACGACCGGTTCGGGCACGTCTTCCTCGTCGTGGACGGCTGGTTCACGGTCAAGCAGGACTTCGCCGACGTGGAGACCAAGATCGGCGAACTCGCCTCGCGAGGGCTCTCGTTCGGCATCCACGTGGTGCTCAGCGCCACCCGCTGGTCGGAGATCCGCCCGTGGCTGCGCGACCTGCTGGGCACCAAGTTCGAGCTGCGGCTCGGCGACTCGATGGAATCCGAGGTCGGGTCCCGCAAGGCGGCCACCGTGCCGAACCAGCCGGGGCGTGGGATGACGGCGAAGGGCTTCCACTTCATCTCCGCGCTGCCCCGCCTGGACGGTACCTCCGGCGTCGACGACCTGGCCGATGCGACCAAGGGCGTCGCGGAGGAGGTGCGGGCGTTCTGGTCCGGTCGCGCCGCGCCGCCGGTGCGGATGCTGCCGACCCACCTGCCCGCGGCCGAACTCCCCGCGCCGGAGCGGGAGTTCCGGGTGTGCCTCGGCTACGACGAGCAGCGGCTGGAACCGGTGTGGCACGACTTCTTCGTCCACCCGCACCTGATGATCTTCGGCGACAGCGCGACCGGCAAGACCAACCTGCTGCGCCTGGCGCTGCGCTCCATCCGGCAGCGGTACGGGCCGGACGAGGCCAAGATCGTGCTGGGCGACGCGCGCCGGGACCTCGACCAGGAGGTGCCCGCCGAGTACGGCGTCGGCTACGGCTTCAGCTCCGAGGCGCTGCACCAGCTGGCCGAGCAGACGGTGGGGTCGATGACCAAGCGGGTGCCGGGCCAGGACATCTCCTCGGAGCGGCTGCGCAAGCGCGACTGGTGGGAAGGCCCGGAGCTGTTCCTCGTCGTGGACGACTACGAGCTGCTCGGCCGGGGCGGCGTCAGCTCGGCGCTGGAACCGCTGCTGCCGATGATCCCGCAGGGTGTCCACATCGGACTACACCTGATCATCGCGCGGAGCACCTCGGGCGCGGTGCGCGCGTTGATGGACCCGGTGCTGCGCAGGCTCTGGGAGCTCGGCACGCCCGGCGTGCTGCTGTCCTACCCCAAGGAGGAGGGCAAGTTCCTCGGGGAGGCCGCGCCGCGCAAGCTGCCGCCCGGCCGCGCCCAGCTCGTCACCCGCCGAGGGGTCGGGCTCATCCAGACCGGTTTCGTGACCGCTGATTCCACCGCCGCTTCGCCCGCCGGGTTGCCGTGA
- a CDS encoding right-handed parallel beta-helix repeat-containing protein: MNRELLVVGGGRAGEHPTIGSALAAARDGAVISVRPGRYEENLVVDRTVSIIAEDGDGTVEVHAAEGSALVVDADGVQLRGLRLTCDDTGVAAVDVRRGEVALDGCWVAGSSWASLLTRGTGSVATRGCEVTNTSGAGIVITSSAPSTVEDTVVADVASSAAVVGEDGFLTLRRLVVKRPEGNGICVNGRGRCVVEQGVITAAAKPGVVVEQEGSLKVSDLTVQDGANVDLYLTGGTSITIAESSFSGAAVQAAHISGTAKPELRGCTFTGAGRSAVQVTGQASARLVECVLADSPVGLVVDGEASSRFENTSVRGTTEAVAQVSTAASVHFTRFRANASEGAGMLIDDGAVEFADVAIQTAATAVQLSAKAKFTDARISTGAETAIAVTGSGRAELTSSMLRGGGLDAGSAEVVIRDSEIVDVSSDGIRVARGGLLTGIRCRVRGAGGHGIRLADGARADLTECELLDSAANGAHLETAEPVRLSRCVVKNSGGVAVRRPADDRQVSVENLVTDSASTAPRLAGDSGPRPEADTAGPGESSLREAGGAVLDGPLAELDSLIGLEGVKQEVRGLINLIRMSQVRQEMGLPMPPMSRHLVFAGPPGTGKTTVARLYGAVLGELGILSSGHMIEAARADLVGQYIGSTAIKTTELVTKAIGGVLFIDEAYTLTASTGGVGPDFGQEAVDALMKMMEDHRDELVVIVAGYSELMDKFLQSNPGMASRFTRTIEFPNYSVEELVTITSNLCRKHYYELTDDAVEELTGYFTRVPKGETFGNGRVARKLFESMISTQASRLAQNPPARDADFSRLTAADVAPQIAMLEQLPAEETASSDAATDPTSAVRVSRAWRRLSDLIGLEGPRQAIGTALVSLCERRNNRRSLGQHGNAVLTGPRGSGRRELARLYAQGLSELGLIGIGQVVHASLTEDLRPQWPGQAESLVRKAFQDAQGGLVVVDVDADGKPQAEEAEALLAALREHAADPVAVLTGTRPGVEHLFERVPQLRDCFGEWWQVDAYSAADLAAIAVRQLRERGHQVPDEVSAALRAHIEESGENTVFGVHRLSRRLARMAASRTLAAADVAGLANRAELGGLASVG, from the coding sequence ATGAACCGTGAACTGCTGGTGGTGGGCGGAGGCCGGGCCGGGGAGCACCCCACGATCGGTTCCGCCCTGGCGGCGGCCCGCGACGGGGCGGTGATCAGCGTCCGCCCCGGCCGGTACGAGGAGAACCTCGTCGTGGACCGGACGGTCAGCATCATCGCCGAGGACGGCGACGGCACCGTCGAGGTGCACGCGGCCGAGGGCAGCGCCCTGGTGGTCGACGCCGACGGGGTCCAGCTCCGGGGCCTGCGGCTCACCTGCGACGACACCGGTGTCGCCGCGGTGGACGTGCGGCGCGGCGAGGTCGCCCTCGACGGCTGCTGGGTGGCGGGCTCGTCGTGGGCGTCCCTGCTGACCAGGGGCACGGGATCGGTGGCCACGCGCGGCTGCGAGGTGACCAACACCAGCGGAGCCGGGATCGTGATCACCTCCTCGGCGCCGAGCACCGTGGAGGACACCGTCGTGGCCGACGTGGCCTCGTCGGCGGCGGTGGTCGGCGAGGACGGTTTCCTGACGCTGCGTCGGCTCGTGGTCAAGCGCCCGGAGGGCAACGGCATCTGCGTGAACGGCCGCGGCCGGTGCGTCGTCGAGCAGGGCGTGATCACCGCCGCCGCGAAACCCGGTGTCGTGGTGGAGCAGGAGGGCAGCCTCAAGGTCAGCGACCTGACCGTGCAGGACGGCGCGAACGTCGACCTCTACCTCACCGGCGGCACCTCGATCACCATCGCGGAGTCGTCGTTCTCCGGTGCCGCGGTGCAGGCCGCGCACATCTCGGGCACGGCGAAGCCGGAACTGCGCGGCTGCACCTTCACCGGCGCCGGGCGCAGCGCTGTGCAGGTGACCGGGCAGGCCTCGGCCAGGCTGGTCGAGTGCGTCCTGGCGGACTCCCCGGTCGGGCTCGTCGTGGACGGAGAAGCCTCGTCCCGGTTCGAGAACACCTCCGTGCGCGGAACCACCGAGGCCGTCGCGCAGGTGTCCACGGCCGCATCGGTGCACTTCACCCGCTTCCGGGCCAATGCGAGCGAGGGCGCCGGAATGCTGATCGACGACGGGGCGGTCGAGTTCGCCGACGTCGCGATCCAAACCGCCGCCACCGCGGTGCAGCTCTCGGCGAAGGCGAAGTTCACCGACGCCCGAATCAGCACCGGAGCCGAAACGGCGATCGCGGTCACCGGCAGCGGGCGCGCGGAGCTGACCTCGTCGATGCTGCGCGGCGGCGGGCTGGACGCGGGCTCCGCCGAAGTCGTGATCAGGGACAGCGAGATCGTTGACGTCTCCTCGGACGGCATCCGGGTCGCCCGCGGCGGCCTGCTCACCGGCATCCGCTGCCGGGTGCGCGGGGCGGGCGGACACGGCATCCGCCTCGCCGACGGCGCCCGGGCGGACCTGACGGAGTGCGAACTGCTCGACAGCGCCGCGAACGGCGCGCACCTGGAGACCGCCGAACCGGTGCGGTTGAGCCGGTGCGTGGTGAAGAACAGCGGCGGCGTGGCGGTCCGGCGCCCGGCCGACGACCGCCAGGTCTCGGTGGAGAACCTGGTGACCGACAGCGCGAGCACCGCGCCGCGGCTGGCCGGGGACAGCGGTCCGCGACCGGAGGCCGACACCGCCGGGCCGGGCGAGAGCAGCCTCCGCGAGGCGGGCGGCGCGGTGCTCGACGGGCCGCTGGCCGAGCTCGACTCGCTCATCGGCCTGGAAGGCGTCAAGCAGGAGGTCCGCGGCCTGATCAACCTGATCCGGATGTCGCAGGTCCGCCAGGAGATGGGCCTGCCGATGCCGCCGATGAGCAGGCACCTGGTGTTCGCGGGCCCGCCCGGCACCGGCAAGACCACGGTCGCCCGCCTCTACGGTGCGGTGCTCGGCGAGCTGGGCATCCTCTCCAGCGGCCACATGATCGAGGCCGCCCGGGCCGACCTCGTCGGGCAGTACATCGGATCGACCGCGATTAAGACGACCGAGCTGGTGACCAAGGCGATCGGCGGGGTGCTGTTCATCGACGAGGCCTACACGCTGACCGCCAGCACCGGCGGCGTCGGCCCGGACTTCGGTCAGGAAGCCGTGGACGCGCTCATGAAGATGATGGAGGACCACCGCGACGAGCTGGTGGTGATCGTCGCCGGTTATTCGGAGCTGATGGACAAGTTCCTCCAGTCCAACCCCGGCATGGCCTCCCGGTTCACCCGCACCATCGAGTTCCCCAACTACAGCGTCGAAGAACTGGTCACCATCACGAGCAACCTGTGCCGCAAGCACTACTACGAGCTCACCGACGACGCGGTGGAGGAGCTGACCGGGTACTTCACCCGGGTGCCGAAGGGGGAGACCTTCGGCAACGGCCGGGTCGCCCGCAAGCTCTTCGAATCGATGATCAGCACCCAGGCCTCGCGGCTGGCCCAGAACCCGCCCGCCAGGGACGCCGACTTCAGCAGGCTGACGGCGGCTGACGTCGCCCCGCAGATCGCGATGCTGGAACAGCTGCCCGCTGAGGAGACGGCGAGCAGCGACGCCGCCACCGACCCCACCTCGGCGGTCCGGGTGAGCCGGGCGTGGCGGCGGCTGTCCGACCTGATCGGGCTCGAAGGTCCGCGCCAGGCGATCGGCACAGCGCTGGTCTCGCTGTGCGAGCGCCGGAACAACCGCCGGTCCCTCGGCCAGCACGGCAACGCGGTGCTGACCGGGCCGAGGGGCAGCGGCAGACGGGAACTCGCCCGGCTCTACGCCCAGGGGCTCTCCGAGCTGGGGCTGATCGGCATCGGCCAGGTGGTGCACGCCTCGCTCACCGAGGACCTGCGTCCACAGTGGCCCGGACAGGCGGAGAGCCTGGTGCGCAAGGCGTTCCAGGACGCGCAGGGCGGCCTGGTCGTGGTGGACGTCGACGCGGACGGGAAGCCCCAGGCGGAGGAGGCGGAGGCGCTGCTGGCCGCGTTGCGCGAGCACGCCGCCGATCCGGTAGCGGTGCTGACCGGCACCCGCCCGGGCGTGGAGCACCTGTTCGAGCGGGTGCCGCAGCTCCGGGACTGCTTCGGGGAGTGGTGGCAGGTCGACGCGTACTCCGCGGCCGACCTGGCCGCCATCGCCGTCCGGCAGCTGCGCGAACGCGGCCACCAGGTGCCCGACGAGGTGTCCGCGGCGCTGCGCGCGCACATCGAGGAGTCCGGGGAGAACACGGTGTTCGGCGTCCACCGGCTCTCCCGCCGTCTGGCCCGGATGGCGGCTTCGCGCACGCTGGCCGCCGCCGACGTGGCCGGGCTGGCCAACCGGGCCGAGCTCGGCGGGCTGGCCTCGGTCGGGTGA
- the eccD gene encoding type VII secretion integral membrane protein EccD codes for MTSAAELCRITVFGPDGKADLAVPVSTTVADLLPVLLSHTQQQPRTDEQGSWVLQRLGGAALDPAGTPETLDWLEGEQLHLRPADDPLPELDFDDLADGIATSVGQRKDRWKHENSRVLFKTLSAAVVAVIGLILLGPGPTGLHAGFALGLAVVFAAAAAPVARKLDDLGLTRLTGLAACALAGLAGLIAADGVPGATAPTPSGILVGAAGSAVAAAVLLVLRRFAANDIPYAPFITVLLIAATVIGGVWLGAGFGLTIGQVAGVLATVLFGVVVFAPKLTIRAAYLRGPQLPRNADDLQQDIDPAPADEVFTRTAAADRYMSVAMVVAATVFVGAFPFILAEPGWVSWTLVILLACAVLLRSRSFLGVWQRVSLAVAGTAGLSLVVLQFAREFSPGWRTVVLLSLLLVLFALVKAALRPATRRMLPIWGHLANIFDTCTALAVVPLLLQLLGVYAWARGLAG; via the coding sequence ATGACCAGCGCTGCTGAGCTGTGCAGGATCACGGTGTTCGGTCCCGACGGCAAGGCCGACCTCGCCGTGCCCGTTTCGACCACCGTGGCCGATCTCCTGCCGGTGCTGCTCAGCCACACCCAGCAGCAACCCCGGACCGACGAGCAGGGTTCCTGGGTGCTGCAGCGGCTCGGCGGAGCAGCGCTGGACCCGGCGGGCACCCCGGAGACGCTGGACTGGCTGGAGGGCGAGCAGCTGCACCTGCGGCCAGCCGACGATCCGCTGCCCGAGCTGGACTTCGACGACCTGGCCGACGGCATCGCGACGTCGGTCGGGCAGCGGAAGGACCGCTGGAAGCACGAGAACAGCCGCGTCCTGTTCAAGACCCTGTCGGCGGCGGTGGTCGCGGTGATCGGGCTGATCCTGCTCGGACCGGGACCGACGGGGTTGCACGCCGGGTTCGCGCTCGGGTTGGCCGTGGTCTTCGCGGCAGCCGCCGCACCGGTCGCCAGGAAGCTGGACGACCTGGGGCTGACGAGGCTGACCGGGCTGGCCGCTTGCGCCTTGGCCGGGCTCGCCGGACTGATCGCGGCCGACGGCGTGCCGGGAGCGACGGCACCGACCCCCTCGGGAATCCTCGTCGGCGCGGCGGGATCGGCCGTCGCGGCCGCCGTTCTGCTGGTGTTGCGCCGCTTCGCCGCCAACGACATCCCGTACGCGCCGTTCATCACGGTGCTGCTGATCGCGGCGACGGTGATCGGCGGTGTCTGGTTGGGCGCGGGATTCGGCCTGACGATCGGCCAGGTCGCCGGGGTGCTGGCCACCGTGCTGTTCGGCGTGGTCGTCTTCGCGCCGAAGCTGACCATCCGGGCCGCCTACCTGCGCGGGCCGCAGCTGCCGCGCAACGCCGACGACCTCCAGCAGGACATCGATCCCGCGCCCGCCGACGAGGTGTTCACCAGGACGGCGGCGGCGGACCGGTACATGAGCGTGGCGATGGTCGTGGCCGCCACGGTCTTCGTCGGGGCGTTCCCGTTCATCCTGGCGGAGCCGGGCTGGGTCTCGTGGACCCTGGTGATCCTGCTCGCCTGCGCGGTGCTGCTGCGCTCCCGCAGCTTCCTCGGTGTCTGGCAACGGGTTTCGCTGGCCGTGGCGGGAACCGCGGGCCTGAGCCTGGTGGTCCTGCAGTTCGCGCGGGAGTTCTCACCGGGGTGGCGCACCGTTGTCCTGCTGAGCCTGCTCCTGGTGCTGTTCGCGTTGGTCAAGGCGGCGTTGCGGCCCGCGACGCGACGGATGCTGCCGATCTGGGGCCACCTGGCGAACATCTTCGACACCTGCACGGCGCTCGCGGTCGTGCCGCTGCTGCTCCAGCTGCTCGGGGTTTACGCCTGGGCGCGCGGACTGGCCGGGTGA
- a CDS encoding YbaB/EbfC family nucleoid-associated protein: MPGVDRRNVEMLREAYEHQVTELAERQRRLSEVSATAVSPRRELSVTVGPQGVITELKFLTSAYRRLAKNELSELVTRTIADARAKLTEELAEVMAPMMPPGMDVKAVLNGTVSAEQMAPDESKLPTLLRERLNRG, encoded by the coding sequence ATGCCCGGAGTGGATCGCCGCAACGTGGAGATGTTGCGGGAGGCGTACGAACATCAGGTCACCGAACTCGCCGAGCGGCAGCGGCGGCTGAGCGAGGTCTCGGCGACCGCGGTGTCCCCGCGCCGCGAGCTGTCGGTCACGGTCGGCCCCCAGGGCGTGATCACCGAGCTGAAGTTCCTGACGAGCGCGTACCGCAGGTTGGCGAAGAACGAGCTGTCCGAGCTGGTGACGCGCACGATCGCCGACGCCCGGGCCAAGCTGACCGAGGAACTCGCGGAGGTCATGGCGCCGATGATGCCTCCCGGGATGGACGTGAAGGCCGTGCTGAACGGGACGGTCAGCGCCGAGCAGATGGCCCCGGACGAGTCCAAACTGCCGACCCTGCTGAGAGAACGGCTGAACCGGGGCTGA